One window of Triticum dicoccoides isolate Atlit2015 ecotype Zavitan chromosome 5A, WEW_v2.0, whole genome shotgun sequence genomic DNA carries:
- the LOC119298241 gene encoding polygalacturonase-like, translated as MASTTTRLVCAPLFLVLLSMSNANSVQETGSSLKSSTQKNVFVLDNYGARGDGKHDDTQALAKAWNAACSSSRPAVLLVPKGKTYLLKAITLSGPCRSSIVFKVKGTLIAPPSMSAWTENNRRRWIFLQRITGLTVNGGGTINGNGEIWWQNSCKTNKALPCKGAPTALTFHLCTNLKVDNLKLVNSQQIHVSVQDCSNVHLARLTITAPGTSPNTDGIHVTHSKYVQVRDCLIKTGDDCISIENGTHDLHVTKVVCGPGHGISIGSLGDGNSRAEVSRIYIDTVRLYGTTNGARIKTWQGGSGYAEDIVFQNMIMDAVQNPIIIDQNYCDSAKPCKSQNSAVEVRDVAFKNIRGTTISKDAIKLSCSKDLPCSGIALENIDLKLEGGKGDTESTCQNAKWRKSGNVVPLPCKGKN; from the coding sequence ATGGCGTCGACCACCACCAGGCTCGTGTGTGCACCCCTGTTCCTGGTCTTGCTCTCCATGTCCAATGCCAACTCAGTCCAAGAGACCGGCAGCTCCCTCAAAAGCTCCACTCAGAAGAATGTGTTCGTCCTCGACAACTACGGCGCCCGTGGCGACGGGAAGCACGACGACACGCAGGCCCTGGCCAAGGCGTGGAACGCGGCGTGTTCCTCGTCCCGGCCGGCCGTGCTGCTCGTACCCAAGGGCAAAACCTATCTGCTCAAGGCCATCACCCTCTCTGGCCCGTGCAGATCCAGCATCGTCTTCAAGGTGAAGGGCACACTCATCGCTCCTCCGAGCATGTCGGCGTGGACCGAGAACAACAGGAGGCGCTGGATCTTCCTCCAGCGCATCACCGGCCTCACCGTCAATGGTGGCGGCACCATCAACGGCAACGGTGAGATCTGGTGGCAGAACTCGTGCAAGACCAACAAGGCTCTGCCGTGCAAGGGGGCTCCCACGGCCCTGACGTTTCACCTCTGCACTAATCTAAAGGTGGACAACCTGAAACTTGTAAACAGCCAACAAATCCATGTGTCGGTTCAGGACTGCAGCAACGTGCACTTGGCCCGGCTGACCATCACCGCGCCTGGCACCAGCCCAAACACCGACGGCATCCACGTCACCCACAGCAAATATGTGCAGGTCAGAGATTGTCTCATCAAGACCGGCGATGACTGCATATCCATCGAGAACGGAACTCACGATCTTCATGTCACAAAAGTTGTTTGTGGCCCGGGACATGGCATCAGCATTGGAAGCTTAGGAGACGGCAACTCCAGAGCCGAGGTATCCCGTATTTACATCGACACCGTGCGATTGTATGGCACGACCAATGGAGCCCGGATCAAGACATGGCAGGGAGGGAGTGGATACGCCGAGGATATCGTATTCCAGAATATGATCATGGATGCCGTGCAAAATCCAATTATCATTGACCAAAACTACTGTGACTCCGCCAAGCCATGCAAGAGCCAGAATTCGGCGGTAGAGGTACGGGATGTGGCGTTCAAGAATATTCGAGGGACTACCATTTCCAAGGATGCCATCAAGCTGAGTTGTAGCAAGGATCTCCCGTGTTCTGGCATTGCCTTAGAGAACATCGACCTTAAATTGGAGGGTGGGAAGGGTGACACCGAGAGTACCTGCCAGAACGCAAAATGGAGGAAGTCAGGAAATGTTGTTCCACTACCATGTAAAGGAAAAAATTAA
- the LOC119303696 gene encoding chaperonin-like RbcX protein 2, chloroplastic produces the protein MTGVQVMPGVGAVTTVDVRTEGGKAVAGLARRRVAVGSSSSTSLFAGDWRRRPRRATCSVRLRQCGRGRGGRSGGLAIVSNLGGSYDVGFGDVDLQLMNYFTYKAVRTVLTQLYEMNPPSYRWLYNFVAVNKPTDGKLFLRALGKERQELAERVMITRLSLYGKWIKKCDHAKMYEKISNENLELMRERLMETVIWPTDDTNTEKIG, from the exons ATGACCGGAGTTCAGGTGATGCCGGGGGTGGGCGCGGTGACCACGGTCGACGTGAGGACGGAGGGCGGCAAGGCGGTGgcggggctcgcgaggaggcgtgtGGCGGTGGGGAGCAGCTCAAGCACGAGCCTGTTTGCTGGTGACTGGAGGAGGAGGCCTCGCCGGGCGACCTGCTCCGTCAGGCTCAGGCAGTGTGGCCGGGGCAGGGGCGGCAGGAGCGGCGGCCTCGCCATCGTCAGCAACCTCGGGGGCAGTTACGATGTTGGCTTTGGCGACGTCGACCTG CAACTGATGAACTACTTTACCTACAAAGCCGTGAGGACCGTGCTGACCCAGCTCTACGAGATGAACCCACCCAGCTACCGCTGGCTCTACAA CTTTGTTGCTGTAAACAAGCCCACCGATGGCAAGCTGTTCCTCCGCGCTCTTGGAAAG GAGAGGCAGGAGCTTGCAGAGCGGGTTATGATAACCCGGCTTAGCTTGTACGGGAAATGGATCAAG AAATGTGACCACGCAAAAATGTACGAGAAGATCTCCAACGAGAACCTGGAGCTGATGCGGGAGAGGCTCATGGAGACGGTCATCTGGCCAACCGACGACACCAACACGGAGAAGATCGGCTGA